In one Thermococcus sp. genomic region, the following are encoded:
- a CDS encoding amino acid racemase, whose protein sequence is MPERVIGILGGMGPLATADLFRRIIEKTPAKRDQDHPRVLIYNDSKIPDRTDFILGRGEDPRPELLAAAKKLEECGADFIIMPCNTAHFFAETVRRGIGIPLVSMVEETAERVKEMGIRKVGLLATDGTVKGLVYHRALLKHGVQIALPSKKYQAMVMEGIYDGVKAGDLTKGRELILTVAKRLERRSEAIIAGCTEVSLVLKPGDLRVPLVDPMGVIAERAVRLALGIEDF, encoded by the coding sequence ATGCCCGAGCGCGTGATTGGTATCCTGGGTGGTATGGGACCCTTGGCGACTGCAGACCTGTTCAGGAGAATAATAGAAAAAACCCCCGCAAAGCGGGATCAGGATCATCCCCGAGTGCTCATCTACAACGATTCAAAGATACCTGACAGGACGGACTTCATCCTCGGTAGGGGTGAGGATCCCCGACCGGAGCTCCTGGCCGCTGCAAAGAAGCTCGAGGAATGTGGAGCGGACTTCATAATAATGCCGTGCAACACCGCCCACTTCTTTGCCGAGACCGTACGGAGGGGTATAGGCATCCCCCTCGTCAGCATGGTGGAGGAGACTGCTGAGAGGGTTAAAGAAATGGGCATCCGGAAGGTTGGCCTGCTCGCTACTGACGGAACCGTGAAAGGACTGGTGTACCACAGGGCGCTGTTAAAGCACGGCGTTCAAATAGCCCTTCCATCGAAGAAGTATCAGGCGATGGTTATGGAGGGCATCTACGACGGTGTCAAAGCCGGTGACCTTACAAAGGGGCGTGAGCTGATTCTAACCGTTGCAAAACGGCTGGAAAGGCGGAGTGAAGCTATAATAGCAGGCTGCACCGAGGTCAGTCTGGTGCTGAAGCCCGGGGACCTTAGGGTGCCCCTTGTGGATCCAATGGGCGTAATAGCTGAGAGGGCTGTGAGGCTTGCACTGGGAATTGAGGACTTCTAA
- a CDS encoding ATPase domain-containing protein translates to MGRISIGVPGLDKMLHGGLIPGRIYLVKGGPGMGKTTLSMHFLMEGVRKGEGALYITMEEPAAHIKTDMGKFGFNVEHPNLKIIDATPTGTKTNILGDIRYMEFGISFDKLIAGIKDILKEERYTRIVIDPITMVRVILNNEAAYRKTFLLFVNTLISNDATIILTMESDEVGVEEYLANGVIELFKFVERGKVLRGIGISKFRGSSFDEEIRPYRITNRGVEVYHNESLFMGEEY, encoded by the coding sequence ATGGGACGGATTTCTATCGGGGTGCCCGGACTCGATAAAATGCTCCACGGAGGCCTTATTCCTGGGAGAATATACCTAGTCAAAGGGGGTCCGGGTATGGGAAAGACAACCCTATCTATGCATTTTTTGATGGAGGGCGTTAGAAAGGGAGAGGGAGCCCTGTATATAACCATGGAAGAACCCGCGGCGCACATAAAAACTGACATGGGTAAGTTTGGGTTTAACGTGGAACACCCCAACCTTAAGATAATAGATGCGACTCCAACTGGGACAAAGACAAACATACTGGGAGATATTCGGTACATGGAGTTCGGTATTAGTTTTGATAAGCTTATAGCGGGCATAAAAGACATCCTCAAAGAAGAGCGATACACACGGATCGTGATTGATCCGATAACAATGGTCCGGGTTATCCTTAACAACGAAGCCGCTTACAGAAAGACGTTCCTACTGTTCGTTAACACCCTCATCTCAAACGACGCAACTATTATCTTGACAATGGAGAGCGACGAGGTTGGTGTCGAAGAGTATCTGGCGAATGGGGTTATTGAGCTTTTCAAGTTTGTTGAGCGCGGTAAGGTTCTACGAGGGATAGGTATAAGCAAGTTCAGAGGAAGCTCCTTTGACGAGGAGATACGGCCGTATAGGATAACAAACAGGGGGGTAGAGGTTTATCACAACGAGTCCCTTTTTATGGGGGAGGAGTATTGA